A section of the Amycolatopsis sp. AA4 genome encodes:
- a CDS encoding sulfate/molybdate ABC transporter ATP-binding protein, giving the protein MTLSAKLALTRGEFSLDVEFTVPGGTVLALLGPNGSGKSTVLGGLAGLLSVTSADVTLADRRLAGNGVDLPPHERRIGLLSQDALLFPHLSAMDNVAFSPRSTGAGRAEARAIAARWLAEVDAAEFANRRPSQLSGGQQQRVAIARALASAPDLLLLDEPFAALDVDSAPAIRGLLRRVLRDGPTTVLVTHDPLDALALADHVAVMNGGRIVERGPTREVLAAPRTPFTARIAGLNLVSGVAVEDGLRTPAGEVVTGLLTPDTVVGEGAVAVFAPNAVAVYPHDGEHHGSPRNTIDAVVAALEPHGPVIRVRTEGDGWAHGLTADLTPAAVAELALEPGSAVELSVKAATVAVHPAAAS; this is encoded by the coding sequence GTGACGCTTTCCGCGAAACTGGCGCTGACCCGCGGCGAGTTCTCGCTCGACGTCGAGTTCACCGTGCCCGGCGGCACCGTGCTCGCGCTGCTCGGTCCCAACGGCTCCGGAAAGTCCACTGTGCTCGGTGGCCTCGCCGGTCTGCTGTCGGTGACCTCGGCCGACGTCACGCTCGCTGACCGGCGGCTGGCCGGGAACGGCGTCGACCTTCCGCCGCACGAACGGCGGATCGGCCTGCTGTCCCAGGACGCGCTGCTCTTCCCGCATCTGTCCGCAATGGACAACGTCGCGTTCTCGCCGCGTTCGACCGGTGCCGGCCGGGCGGAGGCGCGGGCGATCGCCGCGCGGTGGCTGGCCGAAGTGGACGCGGCGGAGTTCGCGAACCGGCGGCCGAGCCAGCTGTCCGGCGGGCAGCAGCAGCGGGTGGCGATCGCGCGAGCGCTGGCGTCCGCGCCGGATCTGCTGCTGCTGGACGAACCGTTCGCCGCGCTCGACGTCGACTCGGCCCCGGCGATCCGCGGTCTGCTGCGCCGGGTGCTGCGCGACGGCCCGACGACTGTGCTGGTCACGCACGACCCGCTGGACGCGTTGGCGCTGGCCGATCACGTAGCGGTGATGAACGGCGGCCGGATCGTCGAACGCGGCCCGACGCGGGAGGTGCTCGCCGCGCCGCGGACGCCGTTCACCGCGCGGATCGCCGGGTTGAACCTGGTGTCCGGCGTGGCGGTGGAGGACGGATTGCGCACGCCCGCCGGTGAAGTGGTGACGGGGTTGCTGACGCCCGACACGGTGGTGGGCGAGGGGGCGGTCGCGGTGTTCGCGCCGAACGCAGTCGCGGTTTACCCGCACGACGGCGAGCACCACGGCAGCCCGCGCAACACGATCGACGCCGTCGTCGCGGCACTGGAACCGCACGGTCCGGTGATCCGCGTCCGAACCGAGGGCGACGGCTGGGCACACGGCCTGACCGCCGACCTCACCCCGGCCGCCGTCGCGGAACTCGCGCTGGAGCCCGGTTCGGCGGTGGAGCTATCGGTGAAGGCCGCGACCGTCGCGGTGCATCCGGCCGCGGCCTCCTGA
- a CDS encoding YccF domain-containing protein, with the protein MRLILNVIWLVLAGFWMALGYLLAGVVCCVLIVTIPFGIASFRIANYALWPFGRTVVDRREAGVGSFVGNVIWFLVAGLWLSIGHLITGALQCLTIIGIPLGLANFKMIPISLMPLGKEIVDS; encoded by the coding sequence ATGCGACTGATCCTCAACGTGATCTGGCTCGTGCTCGCCGGTTTCTGGATGGCGCTGGGCTACCTGCTGGCCGGGGTCGTCTGCTGCGTCCTGATCGTCACGATCCCCTTCGGCATCGCGTCGTTCCGGATCGCGAACTACGCGCTGTGGCCGTTCGGCCGCACGGTCGTCGACCGCCGCGAGGCCGGAGTGGGCTCGTTCGTCGGCAACGTGATCTGGTTCCTGGTCGCCGGCCTGTGGCTCAGCATCGGCCACTTGATCACCGGGGCCCTGCAGTGCCTCACGATCATCGGCATCCCGCTGGGGCTGGCGAACTTCAAGATGATCCCGATCTCGCTGATGCCGCTGGGCAAGGAGATCGTGGACTCCTGA
- the modA gene encoding molybdate ABC transporter substrate-binding protein: MKKLALVGAATLALFASACSSGDQPSSNPGAGSASAPAPAGGASGTLTVFAAASLTESFNALGKQFEAAHPGVKITFDYEGSSALVQKLDNGAKADVFASADQKNMDKAVQDGVIDGQPTVFATNKLAIAVAKGNPKGIKTFADLTKPGLNVVVCAQQVPCGSATQKVEQTTKTALKPVSEETNVKQVLAKVQSGDADAGLVYVTDATSAAGKVDKVDFPESSGAVNQYPIAVVKNAPQAALAKQFTDFVLGEQGKAELAKIGFGPGK; encoded by the coding sequence ATGAAGAAGCTCGCCCTCGTCGGCGCCGCGACGCTCGCGCTGTTCGCCAGTGCCTGCAGCTCCGGCGACCAGCCCAGCTCGAACCCGGGCGCGGGTTCCGCGTCCGCTCCCGCCCCGGCGGGCGGCGCGAGCGGCACGCTGACCGTGTTCGCCGCGGCCTCGCTCACCGAGTCGTTCAACGCGCTGGGCAAGCAGTTCGAGGCCGCGCACCCGGGCGTAAAGATCACCTTCGACTACGAGGGTTCCTCCGCGCTCGTGCAGAAGCTGGACAACGGGGCCAAGGCCGACGTGTTCGCCTCGGCGGACCAGAAGAACATGGACAAGGCCGTGCAGGACGGCGTCATCGACGGCCAGCCGACGGTGTTCGCCACCAACAAGCTCGCGATCGCCGTGGCCAAGGGCAACCCGAAGGGGATCAAGACCTTCGCCGACCTGACCAAGCCGGGCCTGAACGTGGTCGTCTGCGCGCAGCAGGTGCCGTGCGGTTCGGCCACGCAGAAGGTCGAGCAGACCACCAAGACCGCGCTCAAGCCGGTCAGCGAGGAGACGAACGTCAAGCAGGTGCTGGCCAAGGTCCAGTCGGGCGACGCCGACGCCGGGCTGGTGTACGTCACGGACGCGACGTCGGCGGCGGGCAAGGTGGACAAGGTCGACTTCCCGGAGTCGTCGGGCGCGGTGAACCAGTACCCGATCGCGGTGGTCAAGAACGCTCCGCAGGCGGCGCTGGCGAAGCAGTTCACCGACTTCGTCCTCGGGGAGCAGGGCAAGGCCGAACTGGCCAAGATCGGGTTTGGCCCTGGCAAGTAA
- a CDS encoding molybdopterin-binding protein gives MPQFRLSEAARLLGVSDDTVRRWVRAGQLTATDDAAGRKVVDGAQLAGFARAQASEPDDPSAVGRSARNRFVGLVTEVVADKVMAQVELQCGAHRVVSLMSTEAVRELGLRPGVLAVAVVKATTVVVETPEGSR, from the coding sequence ATGCCGCAATTTCGGTTGTCCGAGGCCGCTCGGCTCCTCGGCGTCAGTGACGACACCGTCCGCCGGTGGGTTCGCGCGGGTCAGCTGACCGCGACGGACGACGCCGCCGGCCGCAAGGTCGTCGACGGCGCGCAGCTCGCCGGGTTCGCCCGGGCGCAGGCCAGCGAACCGGACGACCCGTCGGCGGTCGGCCGCTCCGCCCGCAACCGCTTCGTCGGGCTCGTCACCGAGGTCGTCGCCGACAAGGTGATGGCGCAGGTCGAACTGCAGTGCGGGGCGCACCGAGTGGTGTCACTGATGAGCACCGAGGCGGTCCGCGAGCTCGGGCTGCGCCCGGGCGTGCTCGCGGTCGCCGTGGTCAAGGCGACCACCGTCGTGGTGGAAACCCCGGAAGGATCCAGATGA
- a CDS encoding ESX secretion-associated protein EspG → MHEGTGTLPEEFSLGWTETDVAVRRTGLPASWHPFEIRSAGATMTEHRRLADEAWDALRGRGLADAEKLDRDVEATLRAWTKPDVLIIVRAAEPPSGVVLYRACIGEGLGVFSEQVDDGLRFRQVRPERLVDLVLSMFPPYPAMPVPPVAITRPPPAKRNAEPPAPSRQDRDALAGYSQWPLHRHGTVELSLRPGRGTLRPVSTATFVDTDGGRYLTFSEPLPDGGFRLHFTPSTGTHLRKWLLETIEEGVR, encoded by the coding sequence GTGCACGAGGGGACGGGGACGTTGCCGGAGGAATTCTCCCTGGGCTGGACCGAGACCGACGTGGCGGTGCGGCGCACCGGACTGCCCGCGTCGTGGCATCCGTTCGAGATCCGCAGCGCGGGCGCGACGATGACCGAGCACCGCCGCCTGGCCGACGAAGCCTGGGACGCGCTGCGCGGCCGCGGCCTCGCCGACGCGGAGAAACTGGACCGGGACGTCGAAGCGACTCTGCGCGCCTGGACCAAGCCGGACGTGCTGATCATCGTGCGCGCGGCCGAACCGCCGTCCGGGGTGGTGCTGTACCGCGCGTGCATCGGCGAGGGCCTCGGCGTGTTCTCGGAGCAGGTCGACGACGGGCTCCGCTTCCGCCAGGTCCGGCCGGAGCGGCTGGTCGACCTGGTGCTGAGCATGTTCCCGCCCTATCCCGCGATGCCCGTTCCCCCGGTCGCGATCACCCGGCCCCCGCCCGCGAAACGCAACGCCGAGCCTCCCGCGCCCTCGCGCCAGGATCGCGACGCGCTGGCCGGGTACTCGCAATGGCCGCTGCACCGGCACGGAACCGTGGAGCTTTCGCTGCGGCCGGGCCGAGGCACGCTCCGCCCGGTCTCGACGGCGACGTTCGTGGACACCGACGGCGGCCGGTACCTGACGTTCTCGGAACCGTTGCCCGACGGCGGATTCCGGCTGCACTTCACCCCTTCGACCGGCACGCACCTGCGCAAGTGGCTGCTGGAGACCATCGAAGAGGGCGTGCGCTGA
- a CDS encoding MarR family transcriptional regulator, which translates to MSTAETNSELTHFAALAAQLRTHLVLRHARDAALEGLSATELQALELAGQSADSLTPGRIGQLTGLSTGAVTGVLDRLEKAGLVLRERDRTDRRKVLVTITGAGRERLDAVSARVARRLAEVLAEFSSAERKVLGRYQFAMLEALRENARPA; encoded by the coding sequence GTGAGCACCGCTGAGACGAATAGTGAGCTGACTCACTTCGCCGCGCTGGCGGCTCAGCTGCGCACGCACCTCGTCCTCCGGCACGCTCGCGACGCCGCCCTCGAAGGGCTTTCGGCGACCGAACTGCAGGCTCTCGAACTCGCCGGACAGAGCGCGGATTCCCTTACGCCAGGCCGAATCGGGCAGCTCACCGGCTTGTCGACGGGTGCGGTGACCGGCGTGCTCGACCGGCTGGAGAAGGCCGGTCTGGTGCTCCGCGAACGCGACCGGACCGACCGCCGGAAGGTGCTCGTGACGATCACCGGGGCCGGCCGGGAACGGCTCGACGCCGTCTCCGCGCGGGTCGCGCGCCGCCTTGCCGAGGTGCTCGCGGAGTTCAGTTCCGCAGAACGGAAAGTCCTCGGGCGTTATCAGTTCGCAATGCTCGAAGCGTTACGCGAAAATGCGCGGCCCGCATAG
- a CDS encoding metallophosphoesterase — MSVYVVGDVHGHRDALVDALRAEGLVDSDGNWAGVDDRLWFLGDFTDRGPDGVGVIDLVRQLQDQAAEAGGSVQMLLGNHEILLLGMYHFGDRPVPSDFGPRSFARSWEINGGLLSDQDRLTPEHIEWLTARPLVAVDADHLLLHSDTLEYLDWGEDLDSINATARDILSGSNIEDWWDVWRRMTTRYAFRGPDGEENADRLLDALGGSRIVHGHSVIADQLGIHPTQIEGPYLYAGGKALGIDGGLFVGGPCLVVKLPFEPED, encoded by the coding sequence ATGAGCGTCTATGTGGTGGGCGACGTCCACGGGCACCGGGACGCCCTGGTTGACGCACTGCGCGCCGAGGGCCTGGTCGACAGCGACGGCAACTGGGCCGGCGTCGACGACCGGCTGTGGTTCCTCGGCGACTTCACCGACCGCGGCCCGGACGGCGTCGGGGTGATCGACCTCGTGCGCCAGCTGCAGGACCAGGCGGCCGAAGCGGGCGGCTCGGTGCAGATGCTGCTCGGCAACCACGAGATCCTGCTGCTGGGGATGTACCACTTCGGCGACCGCCCGGTGCCGTCCGACTTCGGGCCGCGCAGTTTCGCGCGCAGCTGGGAGATCAACGGCGGCCTGCTGTCGGACCAGGACCGGCTCACCCCCGAGCACATCGAATGGCTCACCGCCCGCCCGCTGGTCGCGGTCGACGCGGACCATCTGCTGCTGCACTCGGACACTCTCGAGTACCTCGACTGGGGCGAGGATCTCGACTCGATCAACGCCACCGCCCGCGACATCCTCTCCGGCAGCAACATCGAGGACTGGTGGGACGTGTGGCGGCGGATGACCACCCGGTACGCCTTCCGCGGTCCCGACGGCGAGGAGAACGCCGACCGGCTCCTCGACGCGCTGGGCGGTTCGCGGATCGTCCACGGGCACAGCGTGATCGCCGACCAGCTGGGCATCCACCCGACGCAGATCGAAGGCCCGTACCTCTACGCCGGGGGAAAGGCGCTGGGCATCGACGGCGGCCTGTTCGTCGGCGGACCGTGTCTCGTGGTGAAGCTGCCCTTCGAGCCGGAGGACTAG
- a CDS encoding PhzF family phenazine biosynthesis protein, with translation MDPSAHTEFHLVDAFTDRAFAGNPAGVVVLDQPADAAWMQQVAAEMKHSETAFVVNSGEGAKSLRWFTPTAEVALCGHATIAVTHVLGGHQVYDTLSGRLTCTKADGWIEMDFPADPPVETGEDLSHLLKAPAKFTGRARENLFAVLDSVEAVRDAEPDLDALRATWTGRLILTAAGDDFVSRFFGPGVGVDEDPVTGSAHCSLAPYWAGQLGKTALVGHQLSARGGTVRTEVRDDRVLLRGQAVTVVSGELYV, from the coding sequence ATGGACCCGAGTGCCCACACCGAATTCCATCTCGTCGACGCCTTCACCGACCGGGCCTTCGCCGGCAACCCGGCCGGCGTCGTCGTGCTTGACCAGCCCGCGGACGCCGCGTGGATGCAGCAGGTCGCGGCGGAGATGAAGCACTCCGAGACCGCCTTCGTGGTCAACTCCGGCGAGGGAGCGAAATCGCTGCGCTGGTTCACCCCGACCGCCGAGGTCGCGCTCTGCGGGCACGCCACCATCGCGGTCACGCATGTCCTTGGCGGGCACCAGGTTTACGACACGCTCAGCGGCCGGTTGACCTGCACCAAGGCCGACGGCTGGATCGAGATGGACTTCCCCGCCGACCCGCCCGTCGAGACCGGCGAAGACCTGTCCCACCTCCTCAAAGCGCCCGCGAAGTTCACCGGGCGGGCGCGCGAGAACCTCTTCGCGGTGCTGGACAGCGTCGAAGCGGTCCGCGACGCGGAGCCGGACCTCGACGCCCTCCGCGCCACCTGGACCGGACGGCTCATCCTCACCGCGGCGGGCGACGACTTCGTCAGCCGGTTCTTCGGCCCCGGTGTCGGCGTGGACGAGGACCCGGTCACCGGTTCCGCACACTGCTCGCTGGCCCCGTACTGGGCAGGGCAACTGGGCAAAACCGCCCTCGTCGGACACCAGCTCTCCGCCCGAGGCGGAACCGTACGCACCGAAGTCCGCGACGATCGAGTGCTGCTGCGCGGCCAGGCCGTCACCGTAGTGAGCGGGGAGTTGTACGTCTGA
- a CDS encoding ABC transporter permease, with product MASKAGAAAETRPPHARVPLVLWFPAAAALALVVLPVVGLLVRSDLTRLPSLLVTPSSLNALKLSLATAALSTVACVVLGVPLAVVLARSRVPGVRMLRSIVLLPLVLPPVVGGLALLYLLGRKGFLGILITWLTGEQVPFTTAAVVIAQTFVAMPFLVVSLEGALRGSGDRYEQVASTLGARPWTVFRRVTLPLLLPALGSGVVLSFARALGEFGATITFAGSLEGVTRTLPLEVYTQAEVDIDSAVALALLLIVVAVLVIAFARPRSWEGGLR from the coding sequence CTGGCAAGTAAGGCGGGCGCGGCGGCCGAGACCCGGCCGCCGCACGCCCGGGTTCCGCTCGTCCTCTGGTTCCCCGCCGCGGCGGCGCTCGCGCTCGTGGTGCTGCCGGTGGTCGGCCTCCTGGTGCGGTCCGATCTGACCCGCCTGCCGTCGCTGCTGGTCACCCCGTCGTCGCTGAACGCGCTCAAGCTGTCCCTGGCGACCGCCGCACTGTCCACAGTGGCCTGTGTGGTGCTCGGCGTTCCGCTCGCGGTCGTGCTGGCCCGCTCCCGGGTGCCGGGCGTGCGGATGCTGCGGTCGATCGTGCTGCTGCCGCTCGTGCTGCCGCCGGTGGTCGGCGGACTGGCCTTGCTGTACCTGCTGGGCCGCAAGGGTTTCCTCGGCATCTTGATCACCTGGCTGACCGGCGAGCAGGTGCCGTTCACGACGGCCGCGGTGGTCATCGCGCAGACGTTCGTGGCGATGCCGTTTCTCGTCGTCAGCCTGGAGGGCGCGCTGCGCGGCTCCGGTGACCGGTACGAGCAGGTCGCCTCGACCCTCGGCGCGCGCCCGTGGACGGTGTTCCGCCGGGTGACGCTGCCGTTGCTGCTGCCCGCGCTGGGCTCCGGCGTCGTGCTGAGCTTCGCTCGCGCGCTGGGGGAGTTCGGCGCGACCATCACGTTCGCGGGCAGCCTGGAAGGCGTGACCCGGACGCTGCCGCTCGAGGTCTACACGCAGGCCGAAGTGGACATCGACAGCGCGGTCGCGCTCGCGTTGCTGCTCATCGTGGTCGCCGTCCTGGTCATCGCGTTCGCGCGGCCGCGGTCGTGGGAAGGCGGGCTGCGGTGA
- a CDS encoding multicopper oxidase domain-containing protein, which translates to MTDIADRPAVADPITGPNWGLAKFLDPLPVPPVLRPPWWGQDMITIPMVAKRQRLHSQLPPSDLWTYAGHFPGPTIEVRSGKQLRISWSNEIEGKVPLVAVQGPVGDGPASRPGRELDRPGYSIVDGVADLPAWTVVHLHGARTNAGNDGWAHNAGLQGTSQLVEYQNRQQAMPLWYHDHAMAITRFNVHTGLAGMYLIRDDEEDELGLPGGDRELPLILADRNLDTDPETGRLTGQLLYKFPYVPNGPMIPFSGPFTLVNGVIWPHLDVSARWYRFRLLNSANERFYTLNLVDENNVPQNDAVRLIGTDGGLLPAPAPLPSGGLTVAPAERFDVLIDFSRFPGRKLKLRNADPGLGGVEPDVLEFRVESRARHDSFELPEKLSTSYVRIKHGSTLPEDHAHVWVALLLNASGHPEMWDLEEVDADPGGKGVIQLKDPAGGLKTFRMIGRLFDDTTGIFLDHDKWAVWNIVHVAKDGPAHPFHIHLTEFQALFRRRFATTFDPVAERTTKAIEGFTEIPLEKYEEGWKDTIIVNPGEWVSVAGQFGGGTGEFMYHCHILDHEDEGMMRPFVVHPPEVAKFHVHPGGGHHHDG; encoded by the coding sequence ATGACTGACATTGCCGACCGGCCTGCCGTCGCGGACCCGATCACCGGGCCGAACTGGGGGCTCGCCAAATTCCTTGACCCGCTGCCGGTTCCGCCGGTGCTGCGGCCGCCGTGGTGGGGCCAGGACATGATCACCATTCCGATGGTGGCCAAGCGGCAGCGACTGCACTCGCAATTGCCGCCGAGCGACTTGTGGACCTACGCGGGACATTTCCCGGGGCCGACAATCGAAGTGCGCAGCGGCAAACAACTGCGGATTTCGTGGTCGAATGAAATAGAGGGAAAGGTCCCGTTGGTCGCCGTTCAGGGACCGGTGGGCGACGGCCCGGCCAGCCGGCCGGGCCGCGAGCTCGACCGGCCCGGCTACTCGATCGTCGACGGCGTCGCGGACCTGCCCGCCTGGACCGTCGTGCACCTGCACGGCGCCCGCACCAACGCGGGCAACGACGGCTGGGCGCACAATGCCGGCCTCCAGGGCACGTCGCAGCTCGTCGAGTACCAGAACCGGCAGCAGGCGATGCCGCTCTGGTACCACGACCACGCGATGGCGATCACCCGGTTCAACGTCCACACGGGCCTGGCCGGGATGTACCTGATCCGCGACGACGAGGAGGACGAACTGGGCCTGCCCGGCGGCGACCGCGAACTGCCGCTGATCCTGGCCGACCGCAACCTCGACACCGACCCGGAGACCGGCAGGCTCACCGGGCAGCTGCTGTACAAATTCCCGTACGTGCCGAACGGGCCGATGATCCCGTTCTCCGGTCCGTTCACGCTGGTCAACGGCGTGATCTGGCCGCACCTCGACGTCAGCGCGCGGTGGTACCGCTTCCGGCTGCTCAACTCGGCCAACGAGCGGTTCTACACGCTGAACCTGGTCGACGAGAACAACGTGCCGCAGAACGACGCGGTCCGCCTGATCGGCACCGACGGCGGATTGCTGCCGGCGCCCGCACCGCTGCCGTCCGGCGGACTGACCGTCGCGCCCGCCGAGCGCTTCGACGTGCTGATCGATTTCAGCCGGTTCCCGGGACGGAAACTCAAGCTGCGCAACGCCGATCCGGGCCTCGGCGGGGTCGAACCGGACGTCCTGGAGTTCCGGGTGGAAAGCCGCGCGCGGCACGATTCGTTCGAGCTGCCCGAAAAGCTCTCGACGTCCTACGTCCGGATCAAGCACGGTTCGACGCTGCCGGAGGACCACGCCCACGTCTGGGTCGCGCTGCTGCTCAACGCGAGCGGGCATCCGGAGATGTGGGACCTCGAAGAGGTCGACGCCGATCCGGGCGGCAAGGGGGTCATCCAGCTGAAGGACCCGGCGGGCGGGCTGAAGACGTTCCGGATGATCGGGCGGCTCTTCGACGACACCACGGGCATCTTCCTCGACCACGACAAGTGGGCGGTGTGGAACATCGTGCACGTCGCGAAAGACGGGCCGGCGCACCCGTTCCACATTCACCTGACCGAATTCCAGGCGCTCTTCCGGCGTCGCTTCGCCACGACGTTCGACCCGGTCGCCGAGCGCACGACCAAGGCGATCGAGGGCTTCACCGAGATCCCGCTGGAGAAGTACGAGGAGGGGTGGAAGGACACGATCATCGTGAACCCCGGCGAGTGGGTGAGCGTCGCCGGCCAGTTCGGCGGCGGCACCGGCGAATTCATGTACCACTGCCACATCCTCGACCACGAGGACGAGGGCATGATGCGGCCGTTCGTCGTGCACCCGCCCGAGGTGGCGAAGTTCCACGTCCACCCGGGCGGCGGCCACCACCACGACGGCTGA
- a CDS encoding dihydrofolate reductase family protein — protein MTNTRKLILGFYVSLDGKSADADNGIRDVLMSIDDPEQEKYFVDELWETGAFLMGRNTYEAMAGFWPTSDHPSAKAMNAIPKVVFSSSLTEADWAETRIVSGDLAEEIAKLKAEPGKDLVAAGGTAFLHSLIKLDVVDEYRLWVLPAVTGKGAPLFPQLDEARRLRLVKSTAFPSGILELRYA, from the coding sequence ATGACCAACACTCGAAAGCTGATCCTCGGTTTCTACGTCTCGCTCGACGGCAAGAGCGCCGACGCCGACAACGGCATCCGGGACGTCCTGATGTCCATCGACGACCCCGAGCAGGAGAAGTACTTCGTCGACGAGCTATGGGAGACCGGCGCCTTCCTCATGGGCCGCAATACCTACGAGGCCATGGCAGGCTTCTGGCCCACCTCCGACCATCCCTCGGCCAAGGCGATGAACGCGATTCCCAAGGTCGTGTTCTCCAGCTCCCTCACCGAAGCCGACTGGGCCGAGACGCGGATCGTCAGCGGGGACCTCGCCGAGGAGATCGCGAAGCTCAAGGCCGAGCCCGGCAAGGATCTCGTCGCCGCGGGCGGCACCGCGTTTCTGCACTCGCTGATCAAGCTCGACGTCGTGGACGAGTACCGGCTTTGGGTGCTCCCCGCGGTCACCGGCAAGGGCGCGCCGCTGTTCCCGCAGCTCGACGAGGCGCGGCGGCTGCGCCTGGTGAAGAGCACCGCCTTCCCGTCCGGAATCCTCGAGCTGCGGTACGCCTAG
- the moaA gene encoding GTP 3',8-cyclase MoaA yields the protein MTAVHLGFPRVPGNRGPSGTPRPEHPGLVDSFGRVATDLRVSLTDRCNLRCTYCMPAEGLDWMPSEQVLSDDELVRLMRIAVEMLGVTDIRLTGGEPLLRPGLEHIVERITALEPRPRVSMTTNGIGLAKRAPGLVAAGLDRINVSLDTIDRERFAELTRRDRLPHVLAGLAAARDAGLSPVKINSVLMRGYNEHEAVPLLRFCLEEGYHLRFIEQMPLDAQHGWNRRDMITAEEILAMLGEAFTLSPFPAPRGGAPAERWLVDGGPGDVGVIASVTRPFCSACERTRLTADGAVRSCLFSNDETDLRSLVRAGARDEEVADAWRATMWRKLAGHEINEAGFAQPIRPMSAIGG from the coding sequence ATGACAGCAGTACATCTCGGGTTTCCTCGCGTCCCCGGCAACCGAGGTCCGTCCGGCACGCCCCGGCCCGAGCACCCCGGTCTTGTCGATTCCTTCGGCCGCGTCGCGACCGACCTGCGGGTCTCCCTCACCGACCGGTGCAATCTGCGCTGCACGTACTGCATGCCGGCCGAGGGCCTCGACTGGATGCCGAGCGAGCAGGTGCTCTCCGACGACGAACTGGTCCGGCTGATGCGGATCGCGGTCGAGATGCTCGGCGTCACCGACATCCGGCTGACCGGCGGCGAACCGCTGCTGCGCCCGGGGCTGGAGCACATCGTCGAGCGGATCACCGCGCTCGAACCGCGCCCCCGGGTGTCCATGACCACCAACGGGATCGGGCTGGCCAAACGCGCCCCCGGTCTCGTCGCGGCCGGGCTCGACCGGATCAACGTGTCGCTGGACACGATCGACCGCGAGCGCTTCGCCGAGCTGACCCGCCGCGACCGGCTGCCGCACGTGCTGGCCGGGCTCGCCGCCGCCCGCGACGCCGGGCTGTCGCCGGTCAAAATCAACTCCGTGCTGATGCGCGGGTACAACGAGCACGAGGCGGTTCCGCTGCTGCGGTTCTGCCTCGAAGAGGGCTACCACCTGCGGTTCATCGAGCAGATGCCGCTGGACGCGCAGCACGGCTGGAACCGCCGCGACATGATCACCGCCGAGGAGATCCTCGCGATGCTCGGCGAGGCCTTCACGCTCTCCCCGTTCCCGGCCCCGCGCGGCGGCGCCCCCGCCGAACGCTGGCTGGTCGACGGAGGACCGGGCGACGTGGGCGTGATCGCGTCGGTGACCAGGCCGTTCTGCTCCGCCTGCGAGCGCACCCGGCTGACCGCCGACGGCGCCGTCCGCTCCTGTCTCTTCTCGAACGACGAGACGGACCTGCGTTCCCTCGTGCGCGCGGGCGCGCGCGATGAGGAGGTGGCGGACGCGTGGCGGGCGACGATGTGGCGCAAGCTCGCGGGCCACGAGATCAACGAGGCCGGCTTCGCGCAGCCGATCCGGCCGATGAGCGCGATCGGCGGTTGA
- a CDS encoding HAD-IIA family hydrolase translates to MSEGRWTYLSDMDGVLVREEHLVPGADEFLAELRNNDIDFLVLTNNSIYTPRDLRARLLRTGLDIPEESIWTSALATAKFLASQRPNGSAFVIGEAGLTTALHEVGYVLTESDPDYVVLGETRTYSFSAITRAIRLIEGGAKFIATNPDATGPSIEGSMPATGSVAALIERATGRSPYYVGKPNPLMMRSALRRLGAHSESTLMIGDRMDTDVHSGIEAGLQTILVLTGISNEESVENYPYRPTKVIGSVADLIGRTLDPFGEG, encoded by the coding sequence ATGAGCGAAGGCCGGTGGACGTATCTCTCCGACATGGACGGTGTGCTGGTCAGGGAGGAACACCTCGTCCCGGGGGCGGACGAGTTCCTCGCCGAACTGCGGAACAACGATATCGACTTTCTCGTGCTCACCAATAACTCGATCTACACCCCGCGCGACTTGCGGGCGCGGCTGCTGCGGACCGGACTGGACATCCCCGAGGAGTCGATCTGGACCTCGGCGCTGGCGACCGCGAAGTTCCTCGCGTCGCAGCGGCCGAACGGCTCGGCGTTCGTGATCGGCGAAGCGGGGCTCACCACGGCGCTGCACGAGGTCGGCTACGTGCTGACCGAAAGCGACCCGGACTACGTCGTGCTCGGCGAGACGCGCACGTACAGCTTCAGCGCCATCACCCGCGCGATCCGGCTGATCGAGGGCGGCGCGAAGTTCATCGCGACCAACCCGGACGCGACCGGCCCGAGCATCGAGGGCTCGATGCCGGCCACCGGGTCCGTCGCGGCGTTGATCGAACGGGCCACCGGCCGCTCGCCGTACTACGTCGGCAAGCCGAACCCGCTGATGATGCGGTCCGCGCTGCGCCGGCTGGGCGCGCATTCGGAGTCGACGCTCATGATCGGCGACCGGATGGACACCGACGTGCACTCCGGGATCGAGGCCGGACTGCAGACCATTCTGGTGCTCACCGGCATCTCGAACGAGGAATCGGTGGAGAACTACCCGTACCGGCCGACGAAGGTGATCGGCTCGGTCGCCGACCTGATCGGGCGAACGCTCGACCCGTTCGGCGAAGGCTGA